The genomic segment AGGTACTCCTAATATTTATATTCCGGACATATCAATTATAAGTCCTCTTTTTCCTGCTTCCCTTAATCCTAGTTCTCTCTGGGGACAGACCTTGTACGGTGGCTCAAACCACTAATAACAACAGCATCAGCAGTTGGCAGGTCTTCTTCAACTGTCCAAAATGTAATTACTATGTATTAATTCACAGAGAATGCTGGTCTATCCCGCAAGACCTCCCCCATTAACGGGGTCTCCCCTATTAGACAACCCGGAGTTGTACAGCGGCAAGTTCGAAGGCGACATCGTGCTAGACGACTGGCAGATCGAGGCTATGGTGCAAGAGTATGCCATGGGCCGTAACGCGTACACCTGGCCTGATACCAAGTGGCCGGACAACACTGTGATTTGGGAATTCGGTGAGGGACCAACTTTTGGTGAGTATTCTGTGTTATGATTCTTCCAACAACACATCACAAGTCTGTAAGACTAGCATGGGGACTGTAGCCCTTAGCCATCTTATCCCCAGCAGCATTATGTACCCAGCAGtagaatatatataattatgggcTCAATTATGAATCACATAAGTTCATGTATTTAATATCAAGATAAGCCTATTACCTACTTTATATAGTTTATCTTTTAGTATTACGCTAATCCGTAAATATTTGTGTATGATTCAGCCAAATTATTGGTCAATGTCATAATCGAATGGAGTTCGGGAACAGACAATTTGTCACATGGTATTGATTGCCCTCCAACCAGATAAAGTAAGTCTAACcgttgggcgctggaagtattTATCCGTTACCTACAGGTCTCTCTCCAAGATGGCTTCTACTATATCTATATGCTTGGGGTGAATTTTCCGATTCAAATACTAAACTTGGCTTTTCCAGACCCCCAGCAGGTAGCGGACATCGAAGAGGCTATCGCAGACATTGAGCGTCACACTTGCGTCAAGTTCCGCTACCGTGAGCCGAACGACACCGCTTACGTCAGTGTGACTGTAAGTGTTCAGCCACATAGCTTGAATGACAGCGTATGGTCGAGGTAGACGGGCCAACTATACTAATACGTCGACGAATTCATTTACTCGAGCCAATTACGAGTAGTCTCTTTGCAAAAGGCAAGATGAAGAAGTCGAAGATCGTGTCGATAACGCCTGTAACTATTCTACCTGTCCTAACCTATAGAGAAGCAGAAGTCTAAACTGAAGGTTCGCCACCGCGCTCTGGAGCGCAGCATTCTAGGTGTTAGAAGGACCGATCGCGTTgtaacaccacgctgcgctccaagACTCTCATTGCTGATGTTGGCAAAAAAACCGCTAGGCTTAAATGGGACTAGGCCGGCCACGTCTATAGAATGTACCTATCCTAACTAACATAGCCAACAAGTTGATGCCGATGATAAAGCGTGGGCAGGCCTAGGCATaggcaaagatggcgggacgaccatGACGCCTTCCTGGACACTAGCCGAAGGAAACCGAGAATCGGGAGTCATGGATAACCAAGGggtctttgcccagcagtgggacactttCAATAggataagtaaaaaaaaagtaaagtttAGTAATAAGCTACTAAGCAACCTTTGGTCTGTATAGGTGCGCCTCAGTTTGACGCAAGTTCTCCACCGCTGCTTTCTGGGCAATCGACTGTTTAAGGGAACCGTTAAGACtagaaaaacaataatttttacAGTCAAGCCAAGATATGATAGCGCCGATTTTGATAGGCGTCTgagcaagggttaagtaaacgtcataatttcgtcgaagtaaatgtttaaaataataatttcccCAGCGAGGCTGTAAATATTGTCGCCAACATAGTGTGGATTTATTCTAAAACGTTCTATTTTGTGTTTACCGAAATTTCTTGTCTCCCCAGGGTATCGCCGGCGGTTGTTGGGCCGATCTCGGCTACTGGGAGGCCAGAGGCGCCCACTCCTACAACGTGGCCCGCAACACCTCTGGACTCGGCTGCTTCAGCCGCTCCTCCATCGTGCACGAGTGGATGCACATCCTCGGATTCTTCCATATGCATTCGACCTATGACAGAGATGACTACATCAGAATCGCCTTTGAGAACATCCAACCTGGTAAGTTCCATTATCTCTTGTCTCATTTAATACTGCTGTCTCATTCCTACCATGAGGACCCGACCTGAAATTACCTAATGCGGATGCGCGGTCATGAACGGTAAAGAGAGCAAAACCTGAGTGagtttattgtatgggaaaagttttaCCTATATCACTAAGAGAAGGTAAAGCAACAGCGAGTACCACAATCATCGATCTAAAATACCTGGGTAGTTTAGATGACCACACTTCAAGTGTAACTGCATTACTACTGCGTCAAAAAAAAGCACCGCTGTTACTAGTAATATGACGAGGACTTTTGAACTCGGCATGACACAGA from the Leguminivora glycinivorella isolate SPB_JAAS2020 chromosome 8, LegGlyc_1.1, whole genome shotgun sequence genome contains:
- the LOC125229160 gene encoding zinc metalloproteinase nas-14-like codes for the protein MLVYPARPPPLTGSPLLDNPELYSGKFEGDIVLDDWQIEAMVQEYAMGRNAYTWPDTKWPDNTVIWEFGEGPTFDPQQVADIEEAIADIERHTCVKFRYREPNDTAYVSVTGIAGGCWADLGYWEARGAHSYNVARNTSGLGCFSRSSIVHEWMHILGFFHMHSTYDRDDYIRIAFENIQPGMEGNFMVESPVNVTNYGLPYDYVSCLQYPARAFSINGLPTIVALQDHEGVMGQREYITDMDWKRINRHYNCPGAWD